A window of the Malaclemys terrapin pileata isolate rMalTer1 chromosome 6, rMalTer1.hap1, whole genome shotgun sequence genome harbors these coding sequences:
- the CHRNA6 gene encoding neuronal acetylcholine receptor subunit alpha-6 — protein MSLIKGCSACEPEERLFQKLFSHYNHFIRPVENVSDPVTVHFEVAITQLANVDEVNQIMETNLWLRHIWNDYKLRWDPMEYGGIEFVRVPADKIWKPDIVLYNNAVGDFQVESKTKALLKYDGMITWTPPAIFKSSCPMDITFFPFDHQNCSLKFGSWTYDKAKIDLLIIGSKVDMNDLWENNEWEIVDASGYKHDIKYNCCEEIYTDITYSFYIRRLPMFYTINLIIPCLFISFLTLLVFYLPSDCGEKVTLCISVLLSLTVFLLVITETIPSTSLVIPLVGEYLLFTMIFVTLSIVITVFVLNIHYRTPTTHTMPKWVKSVFLKLLPKVLMMTRPLEPQKEASSKKSKKGLANKSSKMKQYGDIKLYKEQRCCHCDKVNQLVTGKRRLSPQPMKWGMEHVKYSAEVGEVISNVQFIAENMKSQNETKEVEDDWKYVAMVIDRVFLWVFIVLCVFGTGGLFLQPLIADT, from the exons GTTGCTCAGCATGTGAACCAGAAGAACGGTTATTTCAAAAACTTTTCTCCCATTACAACCACTTCATCAGACCGGTGGAAAATGTATCTGATCCTGTGACAGTACATTTTGAAGTGGCAATTACACAGCTTGCAAATGTG GATGAAGTCAATCAGATTATGGAAACCAACCTGTGGCTGCGACAT ATTTGGAATGACTATAAATTGCGATGGGATCCAATGGAATATGGTGGAATTGAATTTGTTCGGGTGCCGGCGGATAAAATTTGGAAACCTGATATCGTCTTGTATAACAA TGCTGTTGGGGATTTTCAAGTCGAAAGCAAGACCAAAGCTCTTCTTAAATATGATGGGATGATCACTTGGACTCCACCTGCTATTTTTAAAAGCTCCTGTCCTATGGAcatcacattttttccctttgacCATCAGAATTGTTCACTGAAATTTGGCTCCTGGACATATGACAAAGCCAAAATTGACCTCCTGATTATTGGATCCAAAGTGGATATGAATGACCTTTGGGAAAACAATGAATGGGAAATAGTTGATGCCTCTGGCTATAAACACGATATAAAATATAATTGTTGTGAAGAGATCTATACAGATATAACATACTCCTTTTATATCCGAAGGCTACCCATGTTTTACACCATTAATCTGATCATTCCCTGTCTCTTCATTTCATTCCTAACTCTATTAGTCTTTTACCTTCCGTCTGACTGTGGTGAGAAGGTGACCCTCTGCATCTCAGTGCTACTTTCTCTGACTGTATTTTTGTTGGTGATCACAGAGACAATCCCgtcaacctctctggtcattcCACTGGTTGGCGAATACCTGCTCTTCACCATGATATTTGTGACCCTATCAATTGTCATCACAGTGTTTGTGCTGAACATCCATTACAGGACTCCAACCACACACACCATGCCCAAATGGGTAAAAAGCGTCTTTCTCAAGCTCCTGCCCAAAGTCCTGATGATGACGAGACCTCTAGAGCCGCAGAAGGAAGCCAGCTCTAAAAAGAGTAAGAAAGGGCTTGCCAATAAATCTAGCAAGATGAAGCAATACGGAGACATTAAATTATACAAGGAGCAGAGATGCTGCCACTGTGACAAGGTGAACCAACTTGTTACCGGCAAAAGAAGATTGAGCCCTCAGCCCATGAAATGGGGGATGGAGCACGTCAAGTACTCCGCTGAAGTCGGCGAGGTAATTAGCAACGTTCAGTTCATCGCTGAAAACATGAAGAGCCAAAACGAAACTAAAGAG